From a region of the Opisthocomus hoazin isolate bOpiHoa1 chromosome 21, bOpiHoa1.hap1, whole genome shotgun sequence genome:
- the CYTH1 gene encoding cytohesin-1 isoform X3: protein MEEEGGYVPSDLTPEECQELENIRRRKQELLADIQRLKDEIAEVTNEIENLGSTEERKNMQRNKQVAMGRKKFNMDPKKGIQFLIENDLLKNTCEDIAQFLYKGEGLNKTAIGDYLGERDEFNIQVLHAFVELHEFTDLNLVQALRQFLWSFRLPGEAQKIDRMMEAFAQRYCQCNPGVFQSTDTCYVLSFAIIMLNTSLHNPNVKDKPTAERFIAMNRGINDGGDLPEELLRNLYESIKNEPFKIPEDDGNDLTHTFFNPDREGWLLKLGGRVKTWKRRWFILTDNCLYYFEYTTDKEPRGIIPLENLSIREVEDSKKPNCFELYIPDNKDQVIKACKTEADGRVVEGNHTVYRISAPTPEEKEEWIKCIKAAISRDPFYEMLAARKKKVSSTKRH from the exons ATGGAGGAGGAGGGCGGCTACG TGCCCAGTGACCTGACCCCGGAGGAGTGCCAGGAGCTGGAGAACATCCGCCGCCgcaagcaggagctgctggctgacaTACAG CGACTGAAAGATGAGATAGCAGAAGTGACGAATGAGATCGAGAACCTGGGGTCCACGGAGGAGAG GAAGAACATGCAGAGGAACAAGCAGGTGGCCATGGGCAGGAAGAAGTTCAACATGGATCCCAAGAAG GGCATCCAGTTCCTGATCGAGAACGACCTGCTGAAGAACACGTGCGAGGATATCGCGCAGTTCCTGTACAAGGGAGAGGGCCTCAACAAGACGGCCATCGGTGACTACCTGGGCGAGAG GGACGAGTTCAACATCCAAGTCCTGCATGCCTTCGTGGAGCTGCACGAGTTCACCGACCTCAACCTCGTGCAGGCGCTGCG GCAGTTCCTGTGGAGCTtccggctgcccggggaggcgCAGAAGATCGACCGGATGATGGAGGCCTTCGCCCAGCGGTACTGCCAGTGCAACCCCGGCGTCTTCCAGTCCACAG ACACCTGCTACGTGCTCTCCTTCGCTATCATCATGCTGAACACCAGCCTGCACAACCCCAACGTCAAGGACAAACCCACAGCGGAGCGCTTCATCGCCATGAACCGGGGCATCAACGATGGGGGGGACCTACCTGAGGAGCTGCTCCGG AACCTCTATGAGAGCATCAAGAACGAACCCTTCAAAATCCCCGAGGACGATGGCAATGACCTGACCCACACCTTCTTCAACCCTGACCGGGAGGGCTGGCTCCTGAAGCTGG GAGGCAGGGTGAAGACGTGGAAGCGGCGCTGGTTCATCCTGACCGACAACTGCCTGTACTACTTCGAGTACACCACG GACAAGGAGCCCCGTGGCATCATCCCCCTGGAGAACCTGAGCATCCGCGAGGTGGAGGACTCGAAGAAGCCG AACTGCTTTGAGCTCTACATCCCCGACAACAAGGACCAGGTGATCAAGGCCTGCAAGACGGAGGCGGACGGGCGCGTGGTGGAGGGGAACCACACCGTGTACCGCATCTCTGCCCCGACGCCCGAGGAGAAGGAGGAGTGGATCAAGTGCATCAA GGCAGCCATCAGCCGGGACCCTTTCTACGAGATGCTGGCCGCCAGGAAGAAGAAGGTCTCCTCCACCAAGAGACACTAG
- the TIMP2 gene encoding metalloproteinase inhibitor 2 — protein MPAALPSLLAWLAVLLLGRARPADACSCSPIHPQQAFCNADVVIRAKAVSAKEVDSGNDIYGNPIKRIQYEIKQIKMFKGPDKDIEFIYTAPSTAVCGRLLDTGGKKEYLIAGKSEGNGKMHITLCDLVSTWDSLSPTQKKSLNQRYQMGCECKISRCLSIPCFVSSSDECLWTDWAMEKNNVDGRQAKHYACIKRSDGSCAWYRGMAPPKQEFLDIEDP, from the exons atgcccgccgcgctgcccagccTGCTGGCCTGGCTGGCGGTGCTGCTGCTCGGCAGGGCCCGCCCGGCCGACGCCTGCAGCTGCTCGCCCATCCACCCGCAACAGGCCTTCTGCAACGCGGACGTAG TGATCCGAGCAAAGGCCGTCTCTGCGAAAGAGGTGGATTCGGGGAATGATATATACGGGAACCCGATCAAGCGAATCCAGTATGAAATCAAGCAGATCAAG ATGTTTAAGGGCCCCGACAAGGACATAGAGTTCATCTACACGGCTCCGTCCACTGCCGTGTGCGGCCGGCTGCTGGACACCGGCGGGAAGAAGGAGTATCTCATCGCAG GGAAGTCAGAGGGCAACGGCAAGATGCACATCACGCTCTGTGACTTGGTCTCCACCTGGGACTCGCTGAGCCCCACGCAGAAGAAGAGCCTCAACCAGCGGTACCAGATGGGCTGCGAGTGCAAG ATCTCGCGCTGCCTCTCCATCCCCTGCTTCGTCTCCTCCTCGGACGAGTGTCTCTGGACGGACTGGGCGATGGAGAAGAACAATGTGGACGGGCGGCAGGCGAAGCACTACGCTTGCATCAAGAGGAGCGACGGCTCGTGCGCCTGGTACCGCGGCATGGCCCCCCCCAAGCAAGAATTTCTCGACATCGAGGACCCCTAA
- the CYTH1 gene encoding cytohesin-1 isoform X1, with amino-acid sequence MGTVSELCASSFQAFLCPSVAAKPVPSDLTPEECQELENIRRRKQELLADIQRLKDEIAEVTNEIENLGSTEERKNMQRNKQVAMGRKKFNMDPKKGIQFLIENDLLKNTCEDIAQFLYKGEGLNKTAIGDYLGERDEFNIQVLHAFVELHEFTDLNLVQALRQFLWSFRLPGEAQKIDRMMEAFAQRYCQCNPGVFQSTDTCYVLSFAIIMLNTSLHNPNVKDKPTAERFIAMNRGINDGGDLPEELLRNLYESIKNEPFKIPEDDGNDLTHTFFNPDREGWLLKLGGRVKTWKRRWFILTDNCLYYFEYTTDKEPRGIIPLENLSIREVEDSKKPNCFELYIPDNKDQVIKACKTEADGRVVEGNHTVYRISAPTPEEKEEWIKCIKAAISRDPFYEMLAARKKKVSSTKRH; translated from the exons ATGGGGACGGTCAGCGAGCTCTGTGCCTCCAGCTTCCAGGCCTTCCTCTGCCCCTCGGTGGCTGCCAAGCCAG TGCCCAGTGACCTGACCCCGGAGGAGTGCCAGGAGCTGGAGAACATCCGCCGCCgcaagcaggagctgctggctgacaTACAG CGACTGAAAGATGAGATAGCAGAAGTGACGAATGAGATCGAGAACCTGGGGTCCACGGAGGAGAG GAAGAACATGCAGAGGAACAAGCAGGTGGCCATGGGCAGGAAGAAGTTCAACATGGATCCCAAGAAG GGCATCCAGTTCCTGATCGAGAACGACCTGCTGAAGAACACGTGCGAGGATATCGCGCAGTTCCTGTACAAGGGAGAGGGCCTCAACAAGACGGCCATCGGTGACTACCTGGGCGAGAG GGACGAGTTCAACATCCAAGTCCTGCATGCCTTCGTGGAGCTGCACGAGTTCACCGACCTCAACCTCGTGCAGGCGCTGCG GCAGTTCCTGTGGAGCTtccggctgcccggggaggcgCAGAAGATCGACCGGATGATGGAGGCCTTCGCCCAGCGGTACTGCCAGTGCAACCCCGGCGTCTTCCAGTCCACAG ACACCTGCTACGTGCTCTCCTTCGCTATCATCATGCTGAACACCAGCCTGCACAACCCCAACGTCAAGGACAAACCCACAGCGGAGCGCTTCATCGCCATGAACCGGGGCATCAACGATGGGGGGGACCTACCTGAGGAGCTGCTCCGG AACCTCTATGAGAGCATCAAGAACGAACCCTTCAAAATCCCCGAGGACGATGGCAATGACCTGACCCACACCTTCTTCAACCCTGACCGGGAGGGCTGGCTCCTGAAGCTGG GAGGCAGGGTGAAGACGTGGAAGCGGCGCTGGTTCATCCTGACCGACAACTGCCTGTACTACTTCGAGTACACCACG GACAAGGAGCCCCGTGGCATCATCCCCCTGGAGAACCTGAGCATCCGCGAGGTGGAGGACTCGAAGAAGCCG AACTGCTTTGAGCTCTACATCCCCGACAACAAGGACCAGGTGATCAAGGCCTGCAAGACGGAGGCGGACGGGCGCGTGGTGGAGGGGAACCACACCGTGTACCGCATCTCTGCCCCGACGCCCGAGGAGAAGGAGGAGTGGATCAAGTGCATCAA GGCAGCCATCAGCCGGGACCCTTTCTACGAGATGCTGGCCGCCAGGAAGAAGAAGGTCTCCTCCACCAAGAGACACTAG
- the CYTH1 gene encoding cytohesin-1 isoform X2 gives MVLRAGGGVPSDLTPEECQELENIRRRKQELLADIQRLKDEIAEVTNEIENLGSTEERKNMQRNKQVAMGRKKFNMDPKKGIQFLIENDLLKNTCEDIAQFLYKGEGLNKTAIGDYLGERDEFNIQVLHAFVELHEFTDLNLVQALRQFLWSFRLPGEAQKIDRMMEAFAQRYCQCNPGVFQSTDTCYVLSFAIIMLNTSLHNPNVKDKPTAERFIAMNRGINDGGDLPEELLRNLYESIKNEPFKIPEDDGNDLTHTFFNPDREGWLLKLGGGRVKTWKRRWFILTDNCLYYFEYTTDKEPRGIIPLENLSIREVEDSKKPNCFELYIPDNKDQVIKACKTEADGRVVEGNHTVYRISAPTPEEKEEWIKCIKAAISRDPFYEMLAARKKKVSSTKRH, from the exons ATggtgctgcgggcggggggcggcg TGCCCAGTGACCTGACCCCGGAGGAGTGCCAGGAGCTGGAGAACATCCGCCGCCgcaagcaggagctgctggctgacaTACAG CGACTGAAAGATGAGATAGCAGAAGTGACGAATGAGATCGAGAACCTGGGGTCCACGGAGGAGAG GAAGAACATGCAGAGGAACAAGCAGGTGGCCATGGGCAGGAAGAAGTTCAACATGGATCCCAAGAAG GGCATCCAGTTCCTGATCGAGAACGACCTGCTGAAGAACACGTGCGAGGATATCGCGCAGTTCCTGTACAAGGGAGAGGGCCTCAACAAGACGGCCATCGGTGACTACCTGGGCGAGAG GGACGAGTTCAACATCCAAGTCCTGCATGCCTTCGTGGAGCTGCACGAGTTCACCGACCTCAACCTCGTGCAGGCGCTGCG GCAGTTCCTGTGGAGCTtccggctgcccggggaggcgCAGAAGATCGACCGGATGATGGAGGCCTTCGCCCAGCGGTACTGCCAGTGCAACCCCGGCGTCTTCCAGTCCACAG ACACCTGCTACGTGCTCTCCTTCGCTATCATCATGCTGAACACCAGCCTGCACAACCCCAACGTCAAGGACAAACCCACAGCGGAGCGCTTCATCGCCATGAACCGGGGCATCAACGATGGGGGGGACCTACCTGAGGAGCTGCTCCGG AACCTCTATGAGAGCATCAAGAACGAACCCTTCAAAATCCCCGAGGACGATGGCAATGACCTGACCCACACCTTCTTCAACCCTGACCGGGAGGGCTGGCTCCTGAAGCTGGG AGGAGGCAGGGTGAAGACGTGGAAGCGGCGCTGGTTCATCCTGACCGACAACTGCCTGTACTACTTCGAGTACACCACG GACAAGGAGCCCCGTGGCATCATCCCCCTGGAGAACCTGAGCATCCGCGAGGTGGAGGACTCGAAGAAGCCG AACTGCTTTGAGCTCTACATCCCCGACAACAAGGACCAGGTGATCAAGGCCTGCAAGACGGAGGCGGACGGGCGCGTGGTGGAGGGGAACCACACCGTGTACCGCATCTCTGCCCCGACGCCCGAGGAGAAGGAGGAGTGGATCAAGTGCATCAA GGCAGCCATCAGCCGGGACCCTTTCTACGAGATGCTGGCCGCCAGGAAGAAGAAGGTCTCCTCCACCAAGAGACACTAG
- the USP36 gene encoding ubiquitin carboxyl-terminal hydrolase 36: protein MPGPAGPAMPIVEKLKEALRPGRREAGADAELARLLAASARRVLLQKIEFEPASRGVSRPLELLRGKYVLLNPRAEPAAPRRPRDGPPAKQGSGRAPGGPGDGVPAPQKVLFPAERLSMKWERIYRVGAGLHNLGNTCFLNATVQCLTYTPPLASYLLSREHGRSCQQGGFCMMCVMQNHMIQAFANSGNVIKPVSFIRDLKKIARHIRFGSQEDAHEFLRYTIDAMQRACLSGCTKLDRQTQATTLVHQIFGGYLRSRVKCSVCKNVSDTYDPYLDLALEIKHAADIVRALELFVRPDVLGGEDAYMCAKCKKKVSASKRFTIHRASNVLTLSLKRFDFGGGKITKDVGYPEFLNIRPYMSQNNGDAVLYGLYAVLVHSGYSCHAGHYYCYVKASNGQWYQMNDDLVRSSNIKVVLNQQAYLLFYLRIPGPRKSSEGPIAKAASSLPGRAGSVSGQVKNAVTNGPLSSPLMGRRPDALPGKTLPGPEEVGVPVARSMFGTGPKLPNGTAPPKLPAGSPSPKLPLKATPTATALPDDTARRPKKQLSCSQLPPTPRAVQGFCDTSNASGAKAELPRQSSWESKQLPSSPKLLLEPRPSQEPRGSGENAGTLTRDSCGSSAASPAHGVVGKLAKASQKAKSGTGSLCTSQEMDGGTDLPAGPSAEPAAAEDSKPAKLKSSLLASAGLEPSSTTSPPPAKKLALSAKKGSTPRKASGSDRHAQPHPQFADRTYPMNTTHPDSSPRPVGKSRLSSSAPKLPNPEKPAFSFTLDLAPQSPACPLTNGSTAHPSPHLPPCSRERRPSQVTPGSSKKKRRKQHRGADSSLRAPAAKGKDEVSSPPRKKKNLAQEGSVSLAGKGPSGGQEGLGCQDLESWPKQQVSDPSTHLDTEPVFPLKKKKKKRRLEETEERSSGALSSGSSRRAELEPWRAKQQRSMEAGAGESEHRKRKRRESLSPAEEPLAVNGVHDAAGTPAAAWAWDSQAGEGHRRCPAAPSPEPSRGAGTARGSQESSVVEELLRNSLDKAYGKEVLTWAGEASAVSQDAIRDAVWARSRTVIDEWDEEFDRGKVKKPRKPKREHKRHFNPFQQLQSKRNFWSVTHPAKVASLSHRL from the exons ATG cccgggccggcGGGCCCCGCCATGCCGATcgtggagaagctgaaggaggCGCTgaggccggggcggcgggaggcgggcgcGGACGCGGAGCTGGCCCGGCTGCTGGCCGCCTCGGCGCGGAGGGTCCTGCTGCAGAAGATCGAGTTCGAGCCCGCCAGCCGCGGCGTCTCCCGGCCGCTGGAGCTGCTGCGCGGGAAGTACGTGCTGCTCAACCCCCGGGCCGAGCCCGctgcgccccgccggccccgggacgGGCCCCCCGCCAAGCAGG GCAGCGGCCGTGCCCCAGGTGGGCCGGGGGACGGGGTCCCTGCGCCCCAGAAGGTGCTGTTCCCCGCCGAGCGCCTCTCCATGAAGTGGGAGCGGATCTACCGGGTGGGCGCCGGGCTGCACAACCTGGGCAACACCTGCTTCCTCAACGCCACGGTGCAGTGCCTCACCTACACCCCGCCGCTCGCCAGCTACCTGCTCTCCCGCGAGCACGGCCGCAGCT GTCAGCAAGGAGGCTTTTGCATGATGTGCGTTATGCAGAACCACATGATCCAGGCTTTTGCCAACAGCGGCAACGTAATAAAGCCAGTGTCCTTCATCCGAGACCTCAAGA AGATTGCCCGGCACATCCGCTTCGGCAGCCAGGAGGATGCGCACGAGTTCCTGCGTTACACCATCGACGCCATGCAGAGGGCCTGCCTCAGTGGCTGTACCAA GTTGGATCGCCAGACCCAGGCCACGACGCTGGTTCACCAGATCTTTGGCGGTTACCTGCGGTCCCGTG TGAAGTGCTCGGTGTGCAAGAATGTCTCGGACACCTATGACCCTTACCTGGACCTGGCACTGGAGATCAAG CATGCCGCGGACATAGTGCGGGCGCTGGAGCTGTTTGTGAGGCCAGatgtgctggggggggaggacGCCTACATGTGTGCCAA ATGCAAGAAGAAAGTGTCGGCCAGCAAACGCTTCACCATCCACCGGGCCTCCAACGTCCTCACTCTCTCGCTGAAGCGCTTTGACTTCGGTGGAGGCAAAATCACAAAG GACGTGGGGTACCCCGAGTTCCTGAACATCCGCCCTTACATGTCTCAGAACAACGGGGATGCTGTCCTGTACGGGCTCTACGCGGTGCTGGTGCACTCTGGGTACAGCTGCCACGCCGGGCACTACTACTGCTACGTGAAG GCCAGCAACGGGCAGTGGTATCAAATGAATGATGACCTGGTCCGCTCAAGCAACATCAAAGTGGTCCTCAACCAACAGGCCTACCTTCTGTTCTACCTGAG AATCCCCGGCCCCAGGAAGAGCTCGGAGGGGCCCATCGCCAAAGCTGCCTCCAGCCTGCCTGGCCGTGCTGGCAGTGTCTCTGGTCAGGTCAAGAATGCTGTGACCAACGGGCCCCTGTCTTCACCGCTCATGGGCCGG AGACCAGACGCGCTGCCGGGGAAGACGCTGCCAGGGCCGGAGGAGGTTGGAGTCCCCGTGGCCCGTAGCATGTTTGGGACCGGGCCGAAGCTGCCAAATGGAACCGCTCCACCAAAGCTGCCTGCTGGGTCCCCGTCACCCAAACTGCCCCTCAAAGCCACCCCCACGGCCACAGCGCTGCCTGATGACACAGCCCGGAGGCCCAAGAAGCAGCTCTCCTGCTCGCAACTGCCTCCCACACCCAGAGCAGTTCAGGGCTTCTGCGACACCAGCAACGCAAGTGGGGCCAAAGCGGAGCTGCCCCGGCAGAGCTCCTGGGAGAGCAAGCAGCTGCCTAGCTCAcccaagctgctgctggagcccagacccagccaggagccccggggcagcggggagaACGCCGGGACCCTGACGAGGGACTCCTGCggcagcagtgctgccagccCGGCGCATGGCGTGGTGGGGAAGTTGGCCAAAGCATCCCAGAAGGCCAAGAGCGGAACCGGCAGCCTCTGCACCTCTCAGGAAATGGATGGTGGCACGGACCTCCCTGCTGGCCCCAGCGCCGAGCCGGCTGCCGCCGAAGACTCTAAGCCGGCGAAACTGAAATCCTCCCTGCTGGCCAGCGCCGGGCTGGAGCCGAGCAGCACCACGTCCCCGCCACCGGCCAAGAAGCTGGCGCTCTCTGCCAAAAAG GGCAGCACCCCGCGGAAGGCGAGCGGAAGTGACCGCCACGCACAACCTCACCCACAATTTGCTGACCGCACGTACCCCATGAACACCACCCACCCCGACTCCTCTCCCCGGCCTGTCGGCAAGTCGAG GCTGTCCTCATCTGCTCCCAAACTGCCAAATCCCGAAAAGCCTGCCTTCAGCTTCACCCTCGACTTGGCCCCTCAGTCCCCAGCCTGCCCCCTGACCAACGGTTCCACTGCCCACCCTTCGCCCCACCTtcctccctgcagcagggagaggcGGCCCAGCCAGGTCACCCCTGGCTCCTCTAAAAAGAAGCGGCGAAAGCAGCATCGTGGAGCAGACAGCAGCCTTCGTGCTCCAGCTGCAAAGGGCAAGGATGAAGTCTCCAGCCCCCCTCGGAAGAAGAAGAATCTGGCTCAGGAGGGCTCGGTGTCCCTCGCAGGGAAGGGTCCCAGCGGTGGCCAGGAGGGGCTGGGCTGTCAGGACCTGGAGAGCTGGCCCAAGCAGCAAGTGTCAGACCCCAGCACTCACCTGGACACAGAGCCCGTCTTCCCcctcaagaagaagaagaaaaagagaaggttgGAGGAGACAGAAGAGCGCAGCTCTGGGGCACTGTCCTCGGGCAG ctccagGAGGGCTGAGCTGGAGCCCTGGAGGGCAAAGCAGCAGCGGAGCatggaggctggggctggggagagcgaGCACCGCAAGCGCAAGCGGAGGGAGAGCCTCAGCCCAGCCGAGGAGCCGCTGGCTGTCAACGGTGTCCACGACGCAGCCGGCACCCCAG CGGCAGCGTGGGCCTGGGACAGCCAGGCTGGAGAGGGGCACAggcgctgcccggctgccccgAGCCCTGAGCCCAGCCGTGGGGCTGGCACAGCGCGCGGGAGCCAGGAGTCCAGCGTGGTGGAGGAGCTGCTCAGGAACTCCTTGGACAAGGCTTATGGCAAAGAAG TCTTGACATGGGCGGGAGAGGCCTCGGCCGTCAGCCAGGACGCCATTCGGGATGCAGTGTGGGCCCGCAGCAGGACCGTCATCGACGAGTGGGACGAGGAGTTCGACAGAGGGAAG GTGAAGAAGCCGAGGAAGCCGAAGCGGGAGCACAAGAGGCACTTCAATcccttccagcagctgcagagcaagcGCAACTTCTGGTCGGTGACGCATCCCGCCAAGGTGGCCAGCCTGAGCCACCGGCTCTGA
- the CYTH1 gene encoding cytohesin-1 isoform X4 yields the protein MQRNKQVAMGRKKFNMDPKKGIQFLIENDLLKNTCEDIAQFLYKGEGLNKTAIGDYLGERDEFNIQVLHAFVELHEFTDLNLVQALRQFLWSFRLPGEAQKIDRMMEAFAQRYCQCNPGVFQSTDTCYVLSFAIIMLNTSLHNPNVKDKPTAERFIAMNRGINDGGDLPEELLRNLYESIKNEPFKIPEDDGNDLTHTFFNPDREGWLLKLGGGRVKTWKRRWFILTDNCLYYFEYTTDKEPRGIIPLENLSIREVEDSKKPNCFELYIPDNKDQVIKACKTEADGRVVEGNHTVYRISAPTPEEKEEWIKCIKAAISRDPFYEMLAARKKKVSSTKRH from the exons ATGCAGAGGAACAAGCAGGTGGCCATGGGCAGGAAGAAGTTCAACATGGATCCCAAGAAG GGCATCCAGTTCCTGATCGAGAACGACCTGCTGAAGAACACGTGCGAGGATATCGCGCAGTTCCTGTACAAGGGAGAGGGCCTCAACAAGACGGCCATCGGTGACTACCTGGGCGAGAG GGACGAGTTCAACATCCAAGTCCTGCATGCCTTCGTGGAGCTGCACGAGTTCACCGACCTCAACCTCGTGCAGGCGCTGCG GCAGTTCCTGTGGAGCTtccggctgcccggggaggcgCAGAAGATCGACCGGATGATGGAGGCCTTCGCCCAGCGGTACTGCCAGTGCAACCCCGGCGTCTTCCAGTCCACAG ACACCTGCTACGTGCTCTCCTTCGCTATCATCATGCTGAACACCAGCCTGCACAACCCCAACGTCAAGGACAAACCCACAGCGGAGCGCTTCATCGCCATGAACCGGGGCATCAACGATGGGGGGGACCTACCTGAGGAGCTGCTCCGG AACCTCTATGAGAGCATCAAGAACGAACCCTTCAAAATCCCCGAGGACGATGGCAATGACCTGACCCACACCTTCTTCAACCCTGACCGGGAGGGCTGGCTCCTGAAGCTGGG AGGAGGCAGGGTGAAGACGTGGAAGCGGCGCTGGTTCATCCTGACCGACAACTGCCTGTACTACTTCGAGTACACCACG GACAAGGAGCCCCGTGGCATCATCCCCCTGGAGAACCTGAGCATCCGCGAGGTGGAGGACTCGAAGAAGCCG AACTGCTTTGAGCTCTACATCCCCGACAACAAGGACCAGGTGATCAAGGCCTGCAAGACGGAGGCGGACGGGCGCGTGGTGGAGGGGAACCACACCGTGTACCGCATCTCTGCCCCGACGCCCGAGGAGAAGGAGGAGTGGATCAAGTGCATCAA GGCAGCCATCAGCCGGGACCCTTTCTACGAGATGCTGGCCGCCAGGAAGAAGAAGGTCTCCTCCACCAAGAGACACTAG